The proteins below are encoded in one region of Xenopus laevis strain J_2021 chromosome 8L, Xenopus_laevis_v10.1, whole genome shotgun sequence:
- the LOC108704467 gene encoding filamin-A isoform X4: MSSAHSRLSTQSGGAGGAVPGEGADMPATEKDLAEDAPWKKIQQNTFTRWCNEHLKCVNKRIANLQVDLGDGLRLIALLEVLSQKKMYRKYNQRPTFRQMQLENVSVALEFLDRENIKLVSIDSKAIVDGNLKLILGLIWTLILHYSISMPMWDEEEDEETKKQTPKQRLLGWIQNKLPHLPVTNFSRDWQSGRALGALVDSCAPGLCPDWDSWDATKPVDNAREAMQQADDWLGIPQVITPEEIVDPNVDEHSVMTYLSQFPKAKLKPGAPLRPKLNPKKARAYGPGIEPTGNMVKKRAEFTVETISAGTGEVLVYVEDPAGHREEAKVTANNDKNRTFSVYYIPKVTGLHKVTVLFAGQHIAKSPFEVNVDKSHGDASKVTAQGPGLEPSGNIANKTTYFEIFTAGAGVGEIEVTIVDPNGKKDTADVQLEDKGSSTYRCTYKPTMEGVYTIYITFAGVQIPKSPYTVTIGQACNPAACRAVGRGLQPKGVRVKETADFKVYTKGAGSGELKVVIKGPKGTEERVKQKDLGDGVYAFEYYPSTPGNYIVTITWGGQNIPRSPFEVKVGTECGHQRVRAWGPGLEGGVVGKSADFVVEAIGDDVGTLGFSVEGPSQAKIECDDKGDGSCDVRYWPLEAGEYAVHVLCNNEDIKLSPFMADIKPAPKEFYPEKVKAYGPGLEKTGLAINKPAEFTVDAKLGGKAPLKVSVQDSEGNPIEVTTKDNGNGTYSCSYLPKKPLKHTAVVSWGGVNIPNSPFRMTIGAGSHPNKVKVYGPGVAKTGLKAHEPTYFTVDCTEAGQGDVSIGIKCAPGVVSPAEADIDFDIIRNDNDTFTVKYTPPGAGSYTIMVLFADQATPMSPFRIKVDPSHDASKVKAEGPGLNRSGVEIGKPTHFTVNAKAAGKANLDVQFTGPAKGEAVKDFDVIDNHDNTYTVKYTPVQQGNLGVNVTYGGDHIPKSPFAVGIAQTLDLTKIKVSGLGDKVEVGKDQEFTVKSRGAGGQGKVACKITGPSNKSVPCKVEPGLSPDNSSVKFIPREEGPYEVEVTYDGVPIPGSPFPVEAVPSTNPSKVKAFGPGLKGGSVGSSAPFTIDTKGAGQGGLGLTVEGPCEAKIECLDNGDGTCSVSYLPTDPGDYNINILFADTHIPGSPFKAKIEPCFDPSKVTCSGPGLEHAQVGEAGKFNVDCSNAGSAELTIEIISDNGMQAEVHIQDNGDGTYTITYIPLYPGVYTITIKYGGQMVPNFPSKLQVKPAVDTSGVKVYGPGIEGKGVFREATTDFNVDARALTKSGGPHLKTVVSNPSGNFTEAYVQDNGDGTYKVEYTPYEEGIHSVDVSYDGSPAPKSPFVVPVTEGCDPSRVRVHGPGIVSGTTNQRNKFTVETRGAGTGGLGLAVEGPSEAKMSCTDNKDGSCSVEYIPYESGTYNLNVTYGGHQVPGSPFKVPVSDVVDSSKVKCTGPGLSPGLVRANIPQSFSVDTSKAGVAPLQVKVQGPKGIVEPVEVVDNGNGIQTVNYVPTREGPYNISVLYGDDEVPHSPFKVRVLPTHDASKVKASGPGLNTTGVPASLPVEFTIDAKDAGEGLLAVQITDPEGKPKKASIRDNQDGTYTVSYVPDMTGRYTILIKYGGDEIPYSPYRIRALPTGDASKCTVTGAGIGPTIQIGEETVITVDAKAAGKGKVTCTVCTPDGTEVDVDVVENEDGTFDIFYTAPQPGKYVICVRFGGEHIPNSPFQVTATDRPVMGVNGLDVAGLRPFDLVIPFTIKKGEITGEVRMPSGKVAKPDITDNKDGTVTVRYAPTEAGLHEMDIKYDGIHIPGSPLQFYVDYVNSGHVTAYGPGLIHGTVNKPAVFTVNTKDAGEGGLSLAIEGPSKADISCTDNQDGTCTVSYLPVLPGDYNILVKYNNKHIPGSPFVAKITGDDTMRMSQLKVGSAADIPLNITETDLSQLTATVTSPAGREEPCLLKRLRNGHVGISFVPKETGEHIVSIKKNGIHIPNSPITVMISQSEIGDASRVVVSGQGLTEGRTFEPSEFIIDTREAGYGGLSLSIEGPSKVDINTEDLEDGTCKVTYCPTEPGNYIINIKFADQHVPGSPFSVKVTGEGRMKESITRRRTAPSVANIGSQCDLSLKIPEISIHDMTAQVTSPSGKIHDAEIMESENNTYCIRFVPTEMGVHTVSVKYKGQHVPGSPFQFTVGPLGEGGAHKVRAGGPGLEQGEVGTPAEFSIWTREAGAGGLSIAVEGPSKAEIAFEDRKDGSCGVSYIVQEPGDYEVSVKFNDEHIPDSPFVVPVGSTSDDARRLTVSSLQESGLKVNQPASFAVSLNGAKGVLDAKVHSPSGALEECCVTEIDEDKYAVRFIPRENGLYIVDVKFNGSHIPGSPFKIRVGEPGQAGDPGMVSAYGAGLEGGTTGNAAEFIVNTTKAGAGALTVTIDGPSKVKMDCQECAEGYKVTYTPMAPGSYLISIKYGGPYHIVGSPFKAKVTGTRLVTSHSLHESSSVFVDSVTKSEAFTQHAAAPRIASDASKVVAKGLGLNKAYVGQKNSFTVDCSKAGNNMLLVGVHGPKTPCEEIVVKHLGNRLYNVTYILKDKGDYILVVKWGDEHIPGSPYHVSMP, translated from the exons ATGAGCAGCGCACACAGCAGACTCAGTACCCAGAGCGGAGGCGCAGGAGGAGCGGTGCCCGGGGAGGGAGCAGACATGCCGGCTACAGAGAAGGACCTGGCGGAGGACGCTCCGTGGAAGAAGATCCAGCAGAACACTTTCACCCGCTGGTGCAACGAACACCTGAAATGCGTCAACAAGCGCATCGCAAACCTGCAGGTGGATCTGGGCGACGGGCTGCGACTCATCGCTCTGCTCGAGGTTCTGAGCCAGAAGAAGATGTACCGCAAGTACAACCAGAGGCCGACCTTCCGCCAGATGCAGCTGGAGAACGTGTCCGTCGCCTTGGAGTTCCTGGACCGGGAGAACATCAAGCTCGTGTCTATAG ACAGCAAAGCAATTGTAGATGGGAACCTCAAGCTCATCCTGGGTCTTATATGGACCCTGATTCTGCACTATTCCATCTCCATGCCCATGTGGGATGAAGAAGAGGATGAGGAAACAAAGAAACAGACTCCGAAGCAAAGGCTGCTGGGATGGATTCAAAACAAGCTGCCTCATCTTCCCGTCACCAACTTCAGCCGGGACTGGCAAAGCGGCCGAGCTCTGGGTGCCCTTGTGGACAGCTGCGCTCCTG GTCTTTGCCCAGACTGGGACTCCTGGGATGCCACCAAGCCTGTGGATAATGCACGTGAAGCCATGCAGCAGGCAGATGACTGGTTGGGAATACCACAG GTGATCACCCCTGAGGAAATAGTAGATCCCAATGTAGATGAACACTCCGTCATGACCTACCTGTCACAGTTCCCCAAGGCCAAGCTGAAACCTGGTGCTCCCCTAAGGCCAAAACTGAATCCCAAAAAGGCAAGAGCATATGGGCCAG GTATTGAACCAACTGGAAACATGGTGAAAAAGCGCGCAGAGTTTACAGTTGAGACCATCAGCGCTGGAACAGGGGAGGTCCTGGTCTATGTAGAAGATCCTGCAGGTCACAGAGAAGAG gccAAAGTTACTGCAAACAATGATAAGAATCGAACCTTCTCTGTTTACTACATCCCCAAAGTAACTGGGTTGCATAAG GTTACTGTTCTGTTTGCTGGTCAGCACATTGCCAAGAGTCCCTTTGAGGTCAATGTGGACAAATCCCACGGTGATGCCAGCAAGGTTACTGCTCAAGGTCCTGGTCTGGAACCCAGTGGAAATATTGCAAATAAGACCACTTACTTTGAGATCTTTACTGCAG GTGCTGGGGTTGGAGAAATAGAAGTGACCATTGTTGACCCCAACGGGAAGAAAGATACAGCAGATGTACAGTTGGAAGATAAAGGCAGCAGCACATACCGCTGCACCTATAAACCCACCATGGAAGGAGTATATACTATCTACATAACCTTTGCTGGTGTTCAGATCCCAAAAAGTCCCTACACTGTTACTATTGGACAAG CTTGCAATCCCGCCGCCTGCCGTGCTGTGGGTCGTGGCCTGCAGCCCAAGGGTGTACGTGTGAAGGAGACTGCAGACTTTAAGGTTTATACCAAAGGCGCAGGAAGCGGTGAACTTAAAGTTGTGATCAAGGGACCAA agggtacagaggaacGTGTCAAGCAGAAGGATCTAGGAGACGGTGTGTACGCATTTGAGTACTATCCATCTACCCCTGGTAACTATATTGTTACCATCACATGGGGTGGACAGAATATCCCCAGAAg TCCATTTGAGGTTAAGGTTGGCACAGAATGTGGACACCAGAGAGTTCGGGCATGGGGCCCTGGTCTCGAAGGAGGCGTGGTTGGAAAATCAGCTGACTTTGTTGTAGAAGCAATCGGTGATGATGTTGGGACTCTAG GGTTTTCTGTGGAAGGTCCGTCTCAAGCTAAGATTGAGTGTGATGATAAAGGAGATGGATCTTGTGATGTGCGCTACTGGCCATTGGAAGCTGGAGAGTATGCGGTGCATGTCTTGTGCAACAATGAGGACATCAAACTGAGTCCTTTCATGGCTGATATCAAACCAGCCCCCAAAGAATTCTACCCAGAGAAG GTCAAGGCCTATGGTCCTGGGCTTGAGAAGACTGGGTTGGCAATAAACAAGCCAGCAGAGTTCACTGTTGATGCCAAACTCGGAGGAAAGGCTCCTCTTAAAGTGTCTGTGCAG GATTCTGAAGGAAATCCAATTGAAGTAACTACCAAGGATAATGGGAATGGCACATACAGCTGCAGCTATCTGCCAAAGAAACCTCTGAAACACACAGCTGTGGTGTCCTGGGGcggagtgaacatccccaacagTCCTTTCAGG ATGACCATTGGTGCTGGAAGCCACCCTAACAAGGTGAAGGTTTACGGCCCTGGTGTTGCGAAGACTGGCCTGAAAGCTCATGAACCAACCTACTTTACTGTGGATTGCACAGAAGCTGGTCAAG GTGATGTGAGTATTGGAATAAAATGTGCACCAGGAGTTGTGAGCCCCGCTGAAGCTGACATTGACTTTGACATTATCCGCAACGACAATGATACATTTACCGTGAAGTACACTCCTCCTGGAGCAGGGAGCTACACCATCATGGTCCTGTTTGCTGACCAG GCTACGCCAATGAGTCCATTCCGTATTAAGGTTGATCCATCACATGATGCAAGTAAAGTTAAGGCAGAAGGCCCCGGGCTAAACAGAAGTG GTGTGGAAATTGGGAAGCCAACTCATTTCACAGTCAATGCCAAGGCTGCTGGTAAAGCCAATCTGGATGTGCAGTTTACAGGTCCAGCCAAGGGAGAGGCTGTGAAGGACTTTGATGTCATTGATAACCACGATAATACCTACACTGTAAAATACACACCAGTGCAACAG GGTAACTTGGGTGTAAATGTAACCTATGGTGGGGACCATATTCCGAAGAGTCCCTTTGCCGTTGGCATTGCCCAAACTTTGGaccttactaaaattaaagtTTCTGGACTTGGTGACA AGGTGGAGGTCGGAAAGGATCAGGAGTTCACGGTGAAATCCAGAGGTGCTGGAGGACAAGGCAAAGTGGCTTGTAAGATCACTGGACCATCCAACAAGTCCGTTCCTTGCAAGGTGGAACCTGGTCTGAGCCCAGATAACAGCTCTGTCAAATTCATCCCTCGGGAGGAAGGCCCATATGAGGTGGAAGTGACATATGACGGAGTGCCTATACCTGGTAGCCCATTTCCCGTTGAGGCAGTTCCTTCAACAAATCCCTCAAAG gtcaAAGCTTTTGGTCCTGGTCTAAAGGGAGGCAGTGTTGGTTCTTCTGCGCCTTTCACCATTGATACTAAAGGAGCTGGCCAGGGTGGGCTTGGCCTCACTGTTGAAGGTCCATGTGAAGCCAAAATAGAATGTCTGGACAATGGAGATGGAACCTGTTCTGTCTCTTACTTGCCTACAGACCCTGGTGACTATAACATCAATATCCTGTTTGCTGATACACACATCCCTGGATCACCTTTCAAGGCCAAGATTGAGCCATGTTTCGATCCTTCAAAAGTGACCTGTTCTGGTCCTGGTCTGGAACATGCTCAGGTTGGAGAAGCTGGTAAATTTAATGTGGACTGTTCAAATGCTGGCAGCGCTGAGCTGACCATTGAAATTATCTCTGACAATGGTATGCAAGCCGAAGTACACATCCAGGACAATGGTGATGGAACTTACACCATTACATACATCCCACTGTACCCAGGGGTCTACACGATAACCATTAAGTATGGAGGACAGATGGTGCCTAACTTCCCAAGCAAGCTGCAAGTTAAACCTGCTGTTGACACCTCTGGGGTTAAAGTGTATGGACCAGGCATTGAAGGAAAAG GGGTTTTCAGAGAGGCTACTACAGATTTCAATGTGGATGCTCGGGCTCTTACTAAATCTGGAGGGCCTCATCTCAAGACTGTGGTCTCGAATCCTTCTGGCAACTTTACTGAGGCCTATGTGCAAGACAATGGCGATGGTACATACAAAGTGGAATATACTCCCTATGAAGAAG GCATCCACTCTGTGGATGTGAGCTACGACGGAAGCCCAGCACCAAAAAGTCCTTTTGTGGTCCCTGTGACAGAAGGATGTGATCCAAGCCGTGTCCGAGTCCATGGCCCTGGGATTGTGAGTGGTACCACAAACCAACGAAACAAATTCACTGTGGAGACAAG AGGAGCAGGTACAGGAGGGCTTGGCTTAGCTGTTGAAGGTCCATCAGAAGCAAAGATGTCCTGCACTGATAACAAGGATGGCAGCTGTTCTGTTGAGTACATACCATATGAATCTGGCACATACAACCTTAATGTCACATATGGTGGACACCAAGTTCCAG GTAGCCCCTTTAAAGTTCCAGTAAGTGATGTGGTTGATAGTTCAAAAGTCAAATGTACTGGTCCTGGTTTAAGCCCAGGCCTTGTACGAGCAAACATCCCTCAATCCTTCAGTGTGGATACAAGCAAAGCTGGAGTTGCTCCTCTGCAAGTTAAAGTTCAAGGTCCCAAGG GTATTGTTGAACCCGTGGAAGTTGTGGATAATGGAAACGGCATCCAGACTGTCAACTATGTGCCAACCAGAGAGGGCCCTTATAACATATCTGTACTTTATGGTGATGATGAGGTACCTCACAG TCCATTTAAGGTAAGGGTTCTGCCAACTCATGATGCCAGCAAGGTGAAGGCCAGTGGACCAGGATTAAACACCACCGGAGTTCCTGCTAGCTTGCCCGTGGAGTTCACTATTGATGCCAAGGATGCTGGTGAGGGCCTGCTTGCTGTGCAGATAACT GATCCTGAGGGCAAACCCAAGAAGGCTTCAATCCGTGATAACCAAGATGGCACCTATACGGTATCCTATGTGCCTGACATGACTGGGCGGTACACTATCCTGATAAAGTATGGAGGCGATGAAATCCCTTATTCTCCTTATCGCATCCGTGCACTTCCCACTGGGGACGCCAGCAAGTGCACAGTGACAG GTGCCGGCATTGGTCCAACTATACAGATTGGCGAGGAAACTGTCATAACAGTTGATGCCAAAGCAGCCGGGAAGGGTAAAGTAACCTGTACTGTGTGCACTCCAGACGGGACAGAGGTGGATGTAGATGTGGTCGAGAATGAAGATGGAACCTTTGATATATTCTACACTGCTCCGCAACCTGGAAAATATGTTATCTGTGTGCGCTTTGGTGGGGAACACATTCCCAACAGTCCATTCCAGGTCACG GCTACCGATCGCCCAGTTATGGGTGTAAATGGACTGGATGTGGCAGGACTTAGACCTTTTGATCTGGTTATTCCCTTCACCATTAAGAAAGGAGAGATTACAG GAGAAGTAAGAATGCCATCAGGGAAGGTTGCCAAGCCTGACATAACTGATAACAAAGATGGGACAGTCACGGTGAGATATGCTCCCACTGAAGCTGGACTACACGAGATGGATATAAAGTATGACGGCATACATATTCCGG GAAGCCCCCTTCAATTTTATGTGGATTATGTAAACAGTGGCCATGTCACTGCCTATGGCCCAGGACTGATCCATGGAACAGTGAATAAACCAGCTGTCTTCACTGTGAACACCAAGGATGCTGGAGAAG GTGGCTTGTCACTGGCCATTGAGGGCCCTTCCAAAGCAGATATCAGCTGCACAGACAACCAGGATGGGACCTGTACCGTCTCTTATCTCCCTGTGCTCCCTGGAGACTACAACATCCTGGTCAAGTATAACAACAAGCATATTCCGGGAAGTCCATTTGTTGCTAAAATAACAG GAGATGATACTATGCGTATGTCCCAGCTGAAGGTAGGGTCTGCAGCTGACATCCCCCTGAACATCACAGAGACAGACCTGAGCCAACTGACTGCTACAGTGACCTCTCCAGCTGGAAGAGAGGAGCCATGTCTGCTCAAGAGGCTCAGAAATGGCCATGTTG GCATCTCGTTTGTGCCAAAGGAGACTGGCGAACACATCGTCAGTATCAAGAAAAATGGTATCCACATCCCCAACAGCCCAATCACTGTAATGATCAGCCAATCAGAGATAGGAGATGCCAGCCGAGTGGTCGTGTCTGGCCAAGGTCTGACTGAAGGGAGGACATTTGAGCCCTCAGAATTCATCATTGACACCAGGGAAGCAG GTTATGGAGGACTTAGCCTTTCCATTGAGGGGCCCAGCAAAGTGGACATTAACACAGAGGATCTGGAAGACGGGACATGCAAAGTTACTTACTGCCCAACCGAACCTGGAAATTACATTATCAACATTAAGTTTGCTGATCAGCATGTTCCAG ggagcCCATTCTCTGTCAAGGTGACTGGGGAAGGAAGAATGAAAGAGAGTATCACTCGAAGACGCACTGCCCCATCTGTGGCAAACATCGGTAGCCAGTGTGACCTGAGCCTAAAAATACCCG AGATCAGCATTCACGACATGACTGCCCAGGTCACTAGTCCATCAGGGAAGATTCATGACGCAGAAATAATGGAAAGCGAAAATAATACTTACTGCATCCGGTTTGTTCCTACTGAGATGGGCGTCCACACAGTCAGTGTTAAGTACAAGGGACAGCATGTGCCTGGAAGCCCCTTCCAGTTCACTGTTGGCCCCTTGGGTGAAGGCGGAGCCCATAAAGTGCGAGCTGGGGGTCCTGGCCTGGAACAAGGAGAAGTTGGAACACCAG CGGAGTTCAGTATCTGGACAAGAGAGGCCGGCGCTGGTGGTCTATCAATTGCAGTGGAAGGTCCCAGCAAAGCAGAGATCGCCTTTGAGGACAGAAAGGATGGTTCTTGTGGAGTGTCCTACATTGTGCAGGAGCCTG GTGATTATGAGGTGTCTGTGAAGTTTAATGATGAGCACATACCTGACAGCCCCTTCGTGGTTCCTGTGGGATCTACATCAGACGACGCACGGAGACTCACTGTTTCTAGTCTTCAG GAGTCAGGGTTAAAGGTCAACCAGCCAGCCTCTTTTGCAGTAAGTCTTAATGGTGCCAAAGGAGTTCTGGATGCCAAGGTCCACAGCCCCTCAGGGGCCCTGGAGGAGTGCTGCGTGACAGAAATTGATGAAG ATAAATATGCTGTACGCTTTATTCCCCGTGAAAATGGGCTATATATTGTCGATGTAAAGTTTAATGGCTCCCACATACCAGGCAGTCCCTTCAAAATAAGAGTAGGGGAACCGGGCCAAGCTGGAGATCCGGGGATGGTATCTGCATATGGCGCTGGATTAGAAGGAGGCACCACAG GCAATGCTGCAGAGTTCATCGTTAACACCACAAAAGCAGGTGCTGGGGCACTGACTGTCACCATCGATGGCCCGTCCAAAGTCAAAATGGATTGCCAAGAATGTGCAGAGGGTTACAAGGTTACCTACACTCCCATGGCCCCTGGAAGCTACCTGATATCCATTAAGTATGGGGGACCCTACCATATTGTGGGAAGCCCATTCAAAGCAAAGGTTACAG gtaCTCGTCTGGTGACCAGCCACAGCTTGCATGAATCCTCTTCAGTCTTTGTTGATTCTGTCACCAAATCTGAGGCCTTCACTCAGCATGCAGCAGCTCCAAGGATAGCATCAGATGCCAGCAAGGTAGTGGCTAAAGGACTAGGACTCAACAAAGCCTATGTTGGCCAGAAGAACTCCTTCACAGTGGACTGCAGTAAAGCTG GTAACAACATGCTGCTTGTTGGAGTTCATGGACCCAAAACCCCATGTGAAGAGATAGTGGTGAAGCACCTTGGGAACCGTCTGTACAACGTTACATACATCCTGAAGGATAAGGGGGATTACATCCTCGTCGTAAAATGGGGTGACGAGCACATTCCGGGAAGTCCTTACCACGTGTCCATGCCTTAA